The stretch of DNA GCTTCGAACTCATACCCGCCCTCGAGGGTGGATACGATATGACCATCGCAGTACATATCGGCGAATTTCACCACTTCTTTTGTCAGACGGTAGAAAGAGTCCGATTCGAGGTTGATGTCTCCGAGAGGATCATCCTTGTGCGCATCGAACCCGGCGGACATGAGCACGAATTCCGGCATGAACATGTTGACCTGGTCGGCGAGCTGCCCCTTGAACACATGCATGTACTCCTCCTCACCCGCACCCGGAGGGACAGGAGCATTGAGCACACCGCCCGAATGGCTGTAGAGACGGGTCGACAATCCGGTTCCGGGATAGTGCGGATGCTGATGGATGCTGAACAGGAGGATATCGTTGTCTCCCGAGAGCATTTCCTCGGTGCCGTTACAGTGATGAACATCGAAATCGACGATAAGGATTTTGTGGATGTTGTGCTTCTTTTTCAGATGCCGCGCACCGATGGCGATGTTGTTGAACAGGCAGAAGCCCATGGCCATGGAATACCGTGAATGATGACCGGGGGGCCTGACCGGGCAGAAGGCGGTCGTGTATCTTTTATCCACAACACCGTCGATAGCGGTCATTACCGCTCCCGCCGCGCGGAGCGCCGCCTGGTAGGAACCCTTTGAAACCGGCGTATCGGGAGAATCGATATACTGAGGGCCGGCTGCGGAAGTTGTTTTGACATGCTCGATATACGACTGGCTGTGAACATACCCGATTTCATCTGTTGTGGCGCACCGCGGCTCGTCCCACACCAGTCTGTCCCGGTATTTCTCCTGTTTCAGGGCCTTGGTGATGACGGTGACTCTGCCGGGACGCTCGGGATGGCCGATTCCGGTAATGTGGTTGAGGTAATCATCATGATAGAGAATTCCTGTCATAGTATGCTCCCGTATTGTACTATTAAAATATAATACACTACAAATATCATGTTGAATCCGCTCATAATATACAAGAATATAAAGTATAAAGTTTGATGGTAATGAACAAGGGAAAACGTTGCACTGGCACCCCCCATTTTTTCAAAAACACTTTTTTAGATATTACTTCCTTTGCGTGCCCAAAGGAAGTAACCAAGGAAAGGGCACCCCGTGAAAAGCCTGTTTCCCCGGTCACTGCCCGTTTTTCGGGAATGTGTGAACTCACGAGCCTTCGGCTCGCTCGGACAGCACCCATTCTTTTTCCGAAAACCGGTCGTGAACGGGGGGCTTTTCAAGGGGTTTATAAATTCACAGGCATTAATGGTATATATTCTATTTATAATCAATTTATTACAATACAATTCATTGTGGATTTTTGAGGGTCACCAGAAAACGGTGCAGCATAACCATGATGATTAAATACTATTCATCATTTTTGCCTTGACAATCTACGCATATTAATGTTATTTTAGCCATAAAAGGAGAAAATGCGTAAAATGGATGCCATTGATACTCAAATAGCGCATATTTTAGGCGTTGACGGGAGGCTGTCGAACAGGGAAATCGGCCGCCGTCTCGGAATCGCCGAAGGAACCGTCCGTCAGCGCCTGAGCCGTCTCTTTGACAGCGGTGTGCTCCGTGTCGCCGCGCAGGCCAATATCGAGTCATTTCCCGAGTCCTATCTCGCAATCGTGGGGGTCAAGATCGACGGCCGCCGTCTCAGCGAGAGCGCCGAAACGATAGAACAGCTCCCGTCGGTGCTCACCACGATGATTGTGACGGGGCGATACGACATCGTAACCATGGTGCTTGCCCCCTCGCGGCAGACCCTCGTGGATTTTGTCACCGACCAGCTTTCGAAAGTGCAGGGTGTCAGGGATTCCGAGACGTTTGTCGTGCTCAAGAATTTCGGTCAGTGGATTCCGGCGGACAAGCTGTGCAGTATGATACGGGATTTCAATAACAGTCAACGGTGATTGTAATGATTTTATGCAGTTTTCCGAATTGTTATCAATCATTCGGAACCGGACGCTGTTGTGTTATGCAATTGTGAGAGGAAGGTGGAAATAATGGATTTTCAAGGTATTACATTCGCTGTACCGAAGGAGATACTCGAGGGTGAGCTGCGGGTTGCGGTAACACCCGACACCGCCCGTAAAATGACTGGCAAGGGGGCACATGTCCTCATGGAAAAGGGAGCGGGTATCGGCTCTTTTTTTTCCGATGACATGTACCGTGATGCGGGAGCGGAGATTGTCGGCGATGTGGAGGACCTGTTCGGGAGAGCCACTGTCATTCTCAAGGTGAAGGAGCCGCATTATAATGAGGCGAAAGGGAAGCACGAGGTCGACATGATGAAGAAAGGGCAATACCTCGTGGCATTTCTTCATCCCGCTTTTCCCGGAAATTACACCATGGTAAAATCTCTGGCCGCGCGGGGAGTTACTTCGCTGACCCTCGACTCGATCCCGAGAATTTCGCGGGCTCAGTCCATGGATGCCCTGACATCAATGAGCACGGTTGCCGGTTATAAAGCCGTGCTCATCGCTGCAAGCAAACTGCCGAAATTTCTCCCCATGATGGGAACGGCTTCGGGAATGATTCAGCCGGCATCGGTTCTTGTCATCGGAACGGGTGTCGCCGGACTTCAGGCAGCAGCGACGGCAAAAAGGCTCGGGGCAGTCGTGTATGGAACCGATATTCGTCATGATGCCTGCGAGCAGGCGAAAAGCGTCGGCGCGAAAATTGTCGATACCGGCGTTCCGCAGGAACTGGCGGTGGGCGCGGGCGGATATGCACGGAACCTTTCCGATGAGTGGATTGCCAGGGAACGTGAGGCGCTACGTGACCGCGTATCCCAGTCGGATATCATTATCCTTTCGGCGCTTATTCCGGGCAAGCTCGCTCCCGTACTCATCACCGGGGAGATGGTGAAATCCATGAGACCGGGTTCGGTAATCGTGGATATCGCTATCGATCAGGGCGGCAACTGTGAAATATCGGAAGCCGGAAAAACCTTTGAAAAGCACGGTGTCACCATCTTCTGCATACAGAATATCCCCGGACTGGTGCCGGTAAGCTCGACATGGATGTTTGCCAACAACATGTATAATTTTGTCGATAATCTCATAAAGGACGGCAGGATTGTCGCAGGCAGGGACGATGAAATCATTGCAGCGTGCCTCCTCACTATCGACGGCGAAATTGTCCATACCGGCGCCCGCGAAGCGATGCATCTGTAGTTGAAAGGCAGGACCAGCATCATGATTGTATTGACAGTGATTTTTATTGTTGCGACTGCAATCGGTTACAAGTTGATCAGCGATGTTCCGAGTCTTCTCCATACGCCGCTGATGTCCGGTATGAATGCGCTGTCGGGTATCACACTGATCGGAGCCCTCGTCATCACTGCCGGTGCGGTACGTCTGGACAGCGAGATTCTCGGCGCTGTCGCGATTGTCATGGCCACGATAAACATCGTTGCCGGTTTCCATGTCACCCACCGTATGCTGAAAATGTTCAGGGAAAAAGGTTCCGGAGATAAACGGAAATGAACAGCGTTCTCTCTGTCACGCTCGATGTACTGTTTACGGCCGGTTTTTTGTGGGGTATACGGCTCATGAACTCGCCCCGTACGGCGGTGAGGGGAAATCTCCTCGGCGCGCTCAGCATGTTCGGCGCGGTCGTTGTAACGCTTATAAGCAACGGCATTGTCAGCAATGGTGTGCTCTGGATGTCGATCGCTGTCGGCGGGATTGCCGGATATGTCCTTGCAGTCAAAGTCGCCATGATCCAGATGCCCCAGCTTGTTGCGCTTTTGAACGGACTCGGAGGAGGCGCATCCGCTGTGACCGCATTCATTGTACTCACCGCTTTTTCGGAGAAGGATGTCTCGACGCTGTTCACGGGCGCTCTTGCGCTGGCTGTCGGTGGTGTGACATTCAGCGGAAGTATGATTGCTGCAGCAAAGCTTGACCGCAGGATTGCCCAGAAACCGGTAGTATTGAAAGGTCATACATTCTTGAACGCGGCGACATTGGTTCTCACGGGTATGTCACTTATACTCGTTACGTTCGGTCCTTCCGGTCTGTCCGGTGCGTTTGCCGGTATTATCCTCGTGAGCGCTCTTGTTTTCGGTCTGCTGTTTACGGTGAGGATCGGCGGCGCAGACATGCCCGTCACCATATCGCTCCTCAATTCACTTTCAGGCCTTGCAGGGTCTATTGCAGGCTTTGCCATCAACAACTCCCTGCTTGTCGCGGTCGGCGCAATTGTCGGATCAGCCGGGCTCATCCTGACGAGGATCATGTGCCGGGCCATGAACCGTTCTCTCCTCGATGTCATACTCGGGAAAACAACGGTTCAGAAGGAGTCACCCGGCCGGGATTCGCATGAACGGCGTCCGGCGGAGATATCCGAACCTGAAATTGACGGCCCGGTGGTGAAGCCGGATGATTACCAGGCAGCACTGTCGCATCTTGCCGAGGCGAAAAACATCGTGATTGTGCCCGGTTACGGCATGGCGCTGTCACAGGCGCAGGAACAGGTAAAAAAACTTTTCGACAAATTTCAGGCGCAGGGAAAAGAGGTGCGTTTCGCCATACATCCCGTTGCAGGACGGATGCCCGGCCATATGAACGTGCTGCTCGCGGAGGTGGATATTCCCTACGACAGGCTCTACGAGATGAACGATATCAACCCGTTTTTCCCCGAAACCGATGTCGCAGTTGTCGTGGGGGCAAACGATGTGGTAAATTCAGCGGCAATAACCGCTGAAAATACACCGATATACGGCATGCCTATCCTGACGGTCGGCGAAGCGAAACATGTCGTAATCTGTAATATCGATACAAAACCGGGGTATTCCGGAGTCGACAATCCCCTCTACCGGCAGCGTAATGTAATCATACTCCTCGGCGATGCCCGTGAGACAGTGGGAAGACTGGCTGAAGAAACCTGAATAATTCAGGAAGGTTTATAGTGTCCTGAAATAAGGTTACAGAGAAAAGGACAGTAAGGCAAGGATGAAAGAGGGGATGGCAAACCCTCTTTTTTTATAACATTTTTTATATATGTTACTTCCTTTGCGTGCCCAAAGGAAGTAACCAAGGAAAGGGCACCCCGTGAAAAGCCTTATTCCCCGTTCACTGCCCGGTTTTCGGGAATGTGTGAACTCACGAGCCTCCGGCTCGCTCGGACAGCACCCATTCTTTTTCCGAAAACCGGTTGTAACCGCGGGGCTTTTCAACGGGTTTATTAATTCACAGGCTTAAATTGTCTATATTCTATTTATAATCAATGTATTACATACAATACAATTCAACGTGATTTTTTGGGGGATGGCCAGCAAATATACAGAATATGCAATCTTCTCCAATACTCTTTTTCCGCATACCCCGAACATTCACAGGGGAGGCCGTTCCCCGGCGTGTTTACCGCGCGCCGGAGGGCTTGACCTGAACTGGCGTATCCAGGGAGCCGACCGCGAGCAGCGCCTGCGCCTTCTGAACCGCATCGGCGACGATTCCCTCGCAGTAACGGCTCATCATCTCCCGCGCGAGGGCAGGCTGGGTTTTCCACTGGTCGCTCACAAACCGCTCGAACGGAGGCTGGAGATCGTAACTCATCTGTTCGAACGCCCGCCACCGGTCCCGGACAGCGGGAATCCGCGCCGCATAATCACTATTGACCCATTTTGCCAGATCGCCCAAAACACTGTATGCCGTTCCGAATTCCGGCGAGGAGACGCAGAACGCACAACTCAGACCGAGGTCGCCGCCGAACCGGAGCTCGGCCGGAACCCTCTCCATACCCGCATACAGCGGCATATACGGCGTCGAGCAGGGCTGCCACATCGCCAGCCACCAGACCGCGCCGATCTCCACCGGCATATTCGGGCGAAGCTGGAACACGCCCGATGAATTTGTGTACGGGCCGCAGATGGTCGAGGTATGACGCTTGTGAGCGGGCGCGGCCACATAATCCGGGGGATCGTAGGGCGTGTTCTCGTAGTGGTCGCGGAGAACCGTGGTGATGTACCGCACGGTCAGCGGGGTATTCGGTTTGACCGCAAAGGGGAGCCGTGCATCCTCGGGCGCCGGAACCGTATCCGCGGAAAGCCGTCTGAGACCGCTCCACTGACGGTGGGTGTTCGCGATGTTATCCCGTGTTTTAGGGTCGGCATAGGCTTTCTCGAAGCTGAACGGGCCATCCGAGGGATTATACCACCCGCGTTTGACAGCGTAATCGATCAGGTCGGGCGAACCACGGAAATTGAGGGTGTCGGCGAGATCGACCTCGCGGATCGTATAGGTATTGGCGACGAGCGCCACCATGTCATCGGGGACACGCTGCGCCACCCAGTGCTTGCCGTTGACCATCGCGACGAGCCATCCCTCGCGGGGATCGCAGATTATCATGGTCCTCCCGCTCGCAGTATAGCCGAACTGCCCGACGAGCGCTCCGACAAGCTTCACTCCCTCGAGCGCGGTCCGCGCCCGTTCCGCCACGAGCCGTCTCAAAAGGGGCCCCCCGATTCCGCCATCGGTCAACTGCGGATTGTCCTCACGGGACTGGCAGTTGTCGGTTGCGACAGCGACGCCATGCTCGTTGAGGAAGCCATCGCTGTAGTCGAGCTCCGGCATCTGGAGCCACCAGTACGCCCATGTTGTCGGCACCTGTGGAATCCGTCCCCCGCCCGGGAGTATCACCTGTTCCCCCGGTTTGTAATCGACGCGGTCGATTTTTCGCAGCCCGGCGACGAATTTTGGATTGTTATCCTCGTTGTGCCCGAACAGCACGCTGCCATCGGCGGTGGCTTTTCTTCCCGCGACGATCGAGTAGCACCCCTCTTCCGCGGTCACCGGCAGGGCGACCAGGAGAAGAATGACAAGCATTGAAAGATATTTGGTGTTGGTCATGATGTACGCTCCGAAGTGATAGTATGTGATAAGGACAGATGGATGTATCCCGATGTGTTTAAAAATATAATAGGACGCGGATTTATTAATAAACCATCCTCTTAATCTCTGAATAATCGGTCTTATAAAAATCCCCCCTGCCTTCCGGCATCCCCCCTTTTTAAGGGGGGCGTCTTGTCCTGAAATAAGTTTACAGAGAAAAGTACAGGAAGGCAAGGATGAAAGAGGGGATGGCGGGGTGGTTCGTGTGGAGAAAAGGGGTAGCAATCATATCCAAAACAATCCACATATCAGTAAAAGCCCTGTTTACATGATTTTCGCGTTGGGACAGGCGCGACCTGTCCCCACTACATTATTACAATTTATACCGGATACTACTGAGTGGATATCATGGTTCGACGATTAATTTCCATGCTTGAAGCTCAATGATATTGCCTTCCGGATCGGCAAGATAGACAAAGGTCACAAGGCCGACGCCTTCCACTTCGGACGAAGTGATATCACCGACTTTGCTGCCGCCATTCTTCAGGACTTCCGCAGCTGCCTGGTCTACGTCATCGACCTCGAAGGCAAGATGCATGATGCCTTCCTGATTGGCGGCAGTGGCCGATCGAGGCTCGTTGTGACAGTACTGGTAGATTTCCAGTGTCGGCCCGTTGTCCCCGTGACCCGGAAGAAGAAGGTGGGCACCCGTGAAATGGGCATCCTTCACACCCGTGCCTTTGTCCAGCCATTTGCCCGAGAGGTCCCGCTCGGGTGGAACAAGGATGCACCCGAACACGTCCTGATAAAACTTCGCAAGCGCCCGCCAGTCTCTGGCAACGATGTTTGTGTGCTTGTATTTCGCTTTCATGTTTTTCATATCGAACAAAGAATTAGCAGTCGAGACACATTAAATGCCTGACAGGCGATGTTCGCGCCATGATGTCAATATCCAGTGTTTTGTCCTGAAATAAGTTTACAGAGAAAAGGACAGGATGGCAAGGATGAAAAAGAGGATGGCAAACCCTCTTTTTTTATAACATTTTTTATATATGTTACTTTTTAATATGTTACTTCCTTTGCTTGCCCAAAGGAAGTAACCAAGGAAAGGGCACCCCTAGAAAAGCCTGTTTCCCCGTTCACTGCCCGTTTTTCGGGAATGTGTGAACTCACGAGCCTACGGCTCGCTCGGACAGCACCCATTCTTTTTCCGAAAACCGGTTGTGACCGTGGGGCTTTTCAACGGGGGCTGAAAAACACCATCAATAATCATGTAAATTCTATTTATAATCAATGTATTACATATAATACAGTTCATCGTGAATTTTAGGGGGGCGCCAGTGAAAAAGAGGATGAGGAGGGGGGCAGAGGGTAAAAATGATAATCAAAAAAACCAAACGATTTATCACCAGCGGTGCGTAGCTCCTTGCAGGTATAGCGTATTGTTAGGTATCAACTCCCCTCTCAATCCTGAAAAGTTTATCCTCCGGTGATAATTTTAGAACCAAATACTCATCTTTATTCAATTCCTCCGGCAGTTTATCTTTCAAAATTGATGCAATAAACTGTATCCCTCTTGCATTGACAAGATTGGCAATCATCAGGAGTTGATTATCATGCATTAGTTCTTTTTTATCATTGAGGAGAAAGTGCATGCATGGGATATTCTCTTCATCGGCAAAGAGCGTATAAGCGATATCAAAACAGGAAATTTCACCTTGTTTTTTCCCCGAACTGAAATTGGTGTTAAATGCCGTGAATTCATAGAGTCGGCGTCCCTTTACTATTTTTGGATCAACCTTCAATGCATATTTTTCACCATACAACTCATACGACACAGATGAAAAATGTCTGTTGAACTTGTTGACCTGTTCTTTAATTTTTAGGGCGAATTCATCGGAAAATAGGTCATTATCGATTACTGAGAGTTCTTTATTGAGTTCCGTAAGTTTAGACTCTACAGTGCTCAATTGACGCAAGGTGTTTTCATATTCTCCCTTCTTTTGGTATTTGGCATTAAGCTCTACAATCAATTGTTCAAGCACATCAAAGGAATCACTTTGGGTGATAGCGGTACTTAATTCGGCTTCTTCAACCAAGAGGCGGTTCAAATGCTCACGTTGAACGGTAAGCTTAGCATCAATCTTTGGCAAATCCTGTGCAATAAACCGAATTTTAGACTCCACCATTCGGTTGTGAAATTCATGTAACTCCTGAAAGGTCTTTTGAATTCCACTCACCAGAGATGTTGCCTGCTGATAGATCTGCTGTAACTGCTTTAGATCTATTGTAGATACACCTGATTGTATCTCCCTCTGGGCTTCTGAAATCAATTCTTTCCTCAGTTCAAGTCTGCCAATTTCAAAAG from bacterium encodes:
- a CDS encoding C69 family dipeptidase, with product MTNTKYLSMLVILLLVALPVTAEEGCYSIVAGRKATADGSVLFGHNEDNNPKFVAGLRKIDRVDYKPGEQVILPGGGRIPQVPTTWAYWWLQMPELDYSDGFLNEHGVAVATDNCQSREDNPQLTDGGIGGPLLRRLVAERARTALEGVKLVGALVGQFGYTASGRTMIICDPREGWLVAMVNGKHWVAQRVPDDMVALVANTYTIREVDLADTLNFRGSPDLIDYAVKRGWYNPSDGPFSFEKAYADPKTRDNIANTHRQWSGLRRLSADTVPAPEDARLPFAVKPNTPLTVRYITTVLRDHYENTPYDPPDYVAAPAHKRHTSTICGPYTNSSGVFQLRPNMPVEIGAVWWLAMWQPCSTPYMPLYAGMERVPAELRFGGDLGLSCAFCVSSPEFGTAYSVLGDLAKWVNSDYAARIPAVRDRWRAFEQMSYDLQPPFERFVSDQWKTQPALAREMMSRYCEGIVADAVQKAQALLAVGSLDTPVQVKPSGAR
- a CDS encoding NAD(P) transhydrogenase subunit alpha is translated as MIVLTVIFIVATAIGYKLISDVPSLLHTPLMSGMNALSGITLIGALVITAGAVRLDSEILGAVAIVMATINIVAGFHVTHRMLKMFREKGSGDKRK
- a CDS encoding NAD(P) transhydrogenase subunit alpha; protein product: MDFQGITFAVPKEILEGELRVAVTPDTARKMTGKGAHVLMEKGAGIGSFFSDDMYRDAGAEIVGDVEDLFGRATVILKVKEPHYNEAKGKHEVDMMKKGQYLVAFLHPAFPGNYTMVKSLAARGVTSLTLDSIPRISRAQSMDALTSMSTVAGYKAVLIAASKLPKFLPMMGTASGMIQPASVLVIGTGVAGLQAAATAKRLGAVVYGTDIRHDACEQAKSVGAKIVDTGVPQELAVGAGGYARNLSDEWIAREREALRDRVSQSDIIILSALIPGKLAPVLITGEMVKSMRPGSVIVDIAIDQGGNCEISEAGKTFEKHGVTIFCIQNIPGLVPVSSTWMFANNMYNFVDNLIKDGRIVAGRDDEIIAACLLTIDGEIVHTGAREAMHL
- a CDS encoding Lrp/AsnC family transcriptional regulator, encoding MDAIDTQIAHILGVDGRLSNREIGRRLGIAEGTVRQRLSRLFDSGVLRVAAQANIESFPESYLAIVGVKIDGRRLSESAETIEQLPSVLTTMIVTGRYDIVTMVLAPSRQTLVDFVTDQLSKVQGVRDSETFVVLKNFGQWIPADKLCSMIRDFNNSQR
- a CDS encoding VOC family protein; amino-acid sequence: MKAKYKHTNIVARDWRALAKFYQDVFGCILVPPERDLSGKWLDKGTGVKDAHFTGAHLLLPGHGDNGPTLEIYQYCHNEPRSATAANQEGIMHLAFEVDDVDQAAAEVLKNGGSKVGDITSSEVEGVGLVTFVYLADPEGNIIELQAWKLIVEP
- a CDS encoding DUF2326 domain-containing protein, coding for MFLKSLTITHGDGAIIRDILFHPGLNLIVDETPFVSGKETGNNVGKTTVLKLVDFCLGAKAKGIYSDYENKRNEYKLVKDFLINNKVRVLLVLKDDLLHEESRKVLIERNFLTRKDKIQSIDSKNKTDDEFEETLTNLLFPGHYGNKPTFRQIIAHNIRYKDLSINNTLKNLDSFTRDDEYETLYLFLFGCDFEEGDTKQELRSQIDIEEKFKKRLESEQTKSAYETALALLQSEIEELERRKASLNLNPDFELDLDKLNRIKYQINLSSFEIGRLELRKELISEAQREIQSGVSTIDLKQLQQIYQQATSLVSGIQKTFQELHEFHNRMVESKIRFIAQDLPKIDAKLTVQREHLNRLLVEEAELSTAITQSDSFDVLEQLIVELNAKYQKKGEYENTLRQLSTVESKLTELNKELSVIDNDLFSDEFALKIKEQVNKFNRHFSSVSYELYGEKYALKVDPKIVKGRRLYEFTAFNTNFSSGKKQGEISCFDIAYTLFADEENIPCMHFLLNDKKELMHDNQLLMIANLVNARGIQFIASILKDKLPEELNKDEYLVLKLSPEDKLFRIERGVDT
- a CDS encoding NAD(P)(+) transhydrogenase (Re/Si-specific) subunit beta, encoding MNSVLSVTLDVLFTAGFLWGIRLMNSPRTAVRGNLLGALSMFGAVVVTLISNGIVSNGVLWMSIAVGGIAGYVLAVKVAMIQMPQLVALLNGLGGGASAVTAFIVLTAFSEKDVSTLFTGALALAVGGVTFSGSMIAAAKLDRRIAQKPVVLKGHTFLNAATLVLTGMSLILVTFGPSGLSGAFAGIILVSALVFGLLFTVRIGGADMPVTISLLNSLSGLAGSIAGFAINNSLLVAVGAIVGSAGLILTRIMCRAMNRSLLDVILGKTTVQKESPGRDSHERRPAEISEPEIDGPVVKPDDYQAALSHLAEAKNIVIVPGYGMALSQAQEQVKKLFDKFQAQGKEVRFAIHPVAGRMPGHMNVLLAEVDIPYDRLYEMNDINPFFPETDVAVVVGANDVVNSAAITAENTPIYGMPILTVGEAKHVVICNIDTKPGYSGVDNPLYRQRNVIILLGDARETVGRLAEET
- a CDS encoding histone deacetylase gives rise to the protein MTGILYHDDYLNHITGIGHPERPGRVTVITKALKQEKYRDRLVWDEPRCATTDEIGYVHSQSYIEHVKTTSAAGPQYIDSPDTPVSKGSYQAALRAAGAVMTAIDGVVDKRYTTAFCPVRPPGHHSRYSMAMGFCLFNNIAIGARHLKKKHNIHKILIVDFDVHHCNGTEEMLSGDNDILLFSIHQHPHYPGTGLSTRLYSHSGGVLNAPVPPGAGEEEYMHVFKGQLADQVNMFMPEFVLMSAGFDAHKDDPLGDINLESDSFYRLTKEVVKFADMYCDGHIVSTLEGGYEFEALAESAAFHVDALLEAGGS